From the Rhodothalassiaceae bacterium genome, one window contains:
- the recA gene encoding protein RecA — translation MTNTALRLVEDKGVDREKALQAALSQIERAFGKGSIMRLGEGGPKVDVEVVPTGSLGLDLALGIGGLPKGRIIEIYGPESSGKTTLALHVVAEVQKRGGVAAFIDAEHALDTAYAKKLGVNLEDLLISQPDTGEQALEIADTLVRSGAVDVLVVDSVAALTPRAELEGEMGDSHVGLQARLMSQALRKLTGSIAKSNCMVIFINQIRMKIGVMYGNPETTTGGNALKFYASVRLEIRRTGQIKEGGEIVGNATRVKVVKNKLAPPFKQVEFDIMYGEGISKTGELLDLGAKAGIVEKAGAWYSYNSQRIGQGRENAKAFLKEHPEIAAEIEQAIRAQAGLVSERMLAGAEEDDAEPVD, via the coding sequence ATGACGAACACGGCGCTCAGACTGGTGGAGGACAAGGGCGTGGACCGCGAGAAGGCATTGCAGGCGGCGCTCTCGCAGATCGAGCGGGCCTTCGGCAAGGGCTCGATCATGCGGCTGGGCGAGGGCGGGCCGAAGGTCGATGTGGAGGTGGTGCCCACCGGCTCGCTGGGGCTCGATCTTGCGCTCGGCATCGGCGGCCTACCGAAGGGCCGGATCATCGAGATCTACGGCCCCGAATCCTCGGGCAAGACGACGCTTGCGCTGCATGTCGTGGCCGAGGTGCAAAAGCGCGGCGGCGTGGCCGCCTTCATCGACGCCGAGCATGCGCTCGATACCGCCTATGCGAAGAAGCTCGGCGTCAATCTGGAGGACCTGCTGATCTCCCAGCCGGACACCGGCGAGCAGGCGCTCGAGATCGCCGACACGCTGGTGCGCTCGGGCGCGGTGGACGTGCTGGTGGTCGACTCGGTCGCCGCGCTCACCCCGCGCGCCGAGCTCGAGGGCGAGATGGGCGACAGCCATGTGGGCCTGCAGGCCCGGCTCATGAGCCAGGCGCTGCGCAAGCTCACCGGCTCGATCGCCAAGTCCAACTGCATGGTGATCTTCATCAACCAGATCCGGATGAAGATCGGCGTCATGTACGGCAATCCGGAGACGACGACCGGCGGCAACGCCCTCAAGTTCTATGCCTCCGTGCGGCTCGAGATCCGGCGCACCGGCCAGATCAAGGAGGGCGGCGAGATCGTCGGCAACGCGACCCGGGTGAAGGTGGTCAAGAACAAGCTCGCGCCGCCCTTCAAGCAGGTCGAGTTCGACATCATGTACGGCGAGGGCATCTCGAAGACGGGCGAGCTTCTCGATCTCGGCGCCAAGGCGGGGATCGTCGAGAAGGCGGGCGCCTGGTATTCCTACAATTCCCAGCGCATCGGCCAGGGGCGCGAGAACGCCAAGGCCTTCCTGAAGGAGCATCCCGAGATCGCGGCCGAGATCGAGCAGGCGATCCGCGCACAGGCCGGACTGGTGAGCGAGCGCATGCTCGCCGGCGCCGAGGAGGACGACGCCGAACCCGTCGACTGA